The Nocardioides panzhihuensis genome has a segment encoding these proteins:
- a CDS encoding DUF58 domain-containing protein, with product MTKWFGTVTSIGWGVLLLGALAWVAATALGWIEAAVVAMAALFLVIGAAFFMIGRTRLTVATVVEPPRVAVGQALTGELRARNEARGPLVSTSLEFPIGAGGVTYDLPMLLPGAEHTELFVVPTQRRGVIDVGPVRTVRGDPLGLFRRVQEWTDRTEVFVHPRTTHLEPFGVGLVRDLEGSTAQNTSMSDLAFHALREYVPGDDLRHVHWRSSARHGQLLVRQFLDTRRSHIVVIVDSSPMSYDNEDEYETAMSIAGSLLRRGILDEFDVSFATGDVMMVRATAANGGGRSALDACSRATPQPTNLIETTGEAARQAPDASLVMLVTGRYPQFVTLQRAAGQFSVDATTVAVRVDSSQRAGFKAVADLPMLTLPDLDQLPIVLSKGLSG from the coding sequence GTGACGAAATGGTTCGGCACCGTGACCTCGATCGGCTGGGGCGTGCTGCTCCTCGGCGCGCTCGCCTGGGTCGCCGCGACCGCGCTGGGCTGGATCGAGGCGGCCGTGGTGGCGATGGCGGCGCTGTTCCTCGTGATCGGCGCGGCCTTCTTCATGATCGGGCGCACCCGGCTCACGGTGGCCACGGTGGTCGAGCCGCCGCGCGTCGCGGTCGGTCAGGCGCTGACCGGCGAGCTGCGGGCCCGCAACGAGGCGCGCGGCCCGCTCGTCTCGACGAGCCTGGAGTTCCCGATCGGGGCAGGTGGGGTGACGTACGACCTGCCGATGCTGCTTCCCGGCGCCGAGCACACGGAGCTGTTCGTGGTGCCGACGCAGCGTCGCGGCGTGATCGACGTCGGTCCCGTCCGGACCGTGCGCGGTGACCCGCTCGGGCTCTTCCGGCGGGTGCAGGAGTGGACGGATCGCACCGAGGTCTTCGTCCACCCGCGCACCACTCATCTGGAGCCCTTCGGGGTCGGTCTGGTCCGTGACCTCGAGGGGTCCACGGCGCAGAACACCTCGATGAGCGACCTGGCCTTCCACGCGCTGCGTGAGTACGTCCCCGGCGACGACCTGCGCCACGTCCACTGGCGCTCCTCGGCGCGCCACGGGCAGCTGCTGGTGCGGCAGTTCCTCGACACCCGTCGCTCCCACATCGTCGTCATCGTCGACTCCTCGCCGATGTCCTACGACAACGAGGACGAGTACGAGACGGCGATGTCGATCGCCGGCTCGCTGCTGCGCCGCGGGATCCTGGACGAGTTCGACGTCTCGTTCGCGACCGGCGACGTGATGATGGTGCGGGCAACCGCGGCCAACGGGGGAGGGCGGTCCGCCCTGGACGCCTGCTCCCGGGCGACCCCACAGCCGACCAACCTGATCGAGACCACCGGCGAGGCGGCCCGGCAGGCGCCGGACGCGTCGTTGGTGATGCTGGTGACCGGGCGCTATCCCCAGTTCGTGACGCTGCAGCGCGCGGCCGGTCAGTTCTCGGTCGACGCCACGACCGTCGCCGTGCGGGTCGACTCCTCACAGCGGGCCGGCTTCAAGGCCGTCGCCGACCTGCCGATGCTCACCCTGCCCGATCTGGACCAGCTGCCGATCGTTCTCTCGAAGGGGCTGTCCGGATGA
- a CDS encoding AAA family ATPase, protein MTVTTEQARWFHETFEKLCDNVEKAVLGKRNVIRLVLTALLSEGHLLLEDYPGTGKTQLARALANTVQGSHARIQFTPDLLPSDVTGVTVYDQGKATFEFHPGPIFHSIVLADEINRASPKTQSALLEVMEEGRVTVDGSTRDVGRPFMVIATQNPIEQAGTYRLPEAQLDRFLMKTSVGYPDRNATVELLMNSSVRDRATLVTPIITAPTVTQMAEMADQVYIDQAIVAYVSALVDESRRHKHVRLGASMRGCLALVRTAKVWALSEGRSQVLPDDIKSLAEPVLCHRLILDPEAMFNGVTVEDVIGDLLTSVPAPTERVA, encoded by the coding sequence ATGACCGTCACCACTGAGCAGGCTCGCTGGTTCCACGAGACCTTCGAGAAGCTGTGCGACAACGTCGAGAAGGCGGTGCTGGGCAAGCGCAACGTGATCCGCCTGGTGCTGACCGCGCTGCTCTCCGAGGGCCACCTGCTCCTCGAGGACTACCCCGGGACCGGCAAGACCCAGCTCGCCCGCGCTCTGGCCAACACCGTCCAGGGCTCGCACGCGCGCATCCAGTTCACCCCCGACCTGCTGCCGTCCGACGTCACCGGCGTCACGGTCTACGACCAGGGCAAGGCCACCTTCGAGTTCCACCCGGGTCCGATCTTCCACTCGATCGTGCTGGCCGACGAGATCAACCGAGCCTCCCCGAAGACCCAGAGCGCGCTGCTGGAGGTCATGGAGGAGGGTCGGGTCACCGTCGACGGTTCCACCCGCGACGTGGGCCGGCCGTTCATGGTGATCGCGACCCAGAACCCGATCGAGCAGGCCGGTACGTACCGGCTGCCCGAGGCGCAGCTGGACCGCTTCCTCATGAAGACGTCGGTCGGCTACCCCGACCGGAACGCCACCGTCGAGCTGCTGATGAACTCCTCGGTCCGGGACCGGGCTACCCTCGTCACCCCGATCATCACCGCGCCGACGGTCACCCAGATGGCCGAGATGGCCGACCAGGTCTACATCGACCAGGCGATCGTCGCCTACGTCTCCGCGCTGGTCGACGAGTCGCGTCGCCACAAGCACGTACGCCTCGGCGCCTCCATGCGTGGCTGCCTCGCCCTGGTGCGCACCGCGAAGGTGTGGGCGCTCTCCGAGGGCCGCTCGCAGGTGCTGCCCGACGACATCAAGTCGCTCGCCGAGCCGGTGCTCTGCCACCGCCTGATCCTCGACCCGGAGGCGATGTTCAACGGCGTCACGGTCGAGGACGTCATCGGCGACCTGCTCACCTCGGTCCCGGCTCCCACCGAGCGTGTCGCCTGA
- a CDS encoding Ig-like domain-containing protein yields the protein MARFGMAPGWMRRHRTAIASWAALAVVASGLTVYAIQSTGYPVHKADLDDGGIWVTNQSWGTLGRQNRPVAQLDGVVWAANETGSRSERNGLDVVQNGIAVASVDRDARTITPVNTKLAEGLDDDAVTVKDSRVVMGGNTIGVAEQKTGKVWLTSVDPTTGIGDLSDLSGSAKPTETVGADAVLTIGADGTAYAVSAAKRTLTTFAPDGERFADPVETKLPKSPEYAETPTSATVVGDDVITLDEAGWLLGASKGSYIAVDFGDTAESAVLQQSSVKAGDVLVGDAEGLKAVDLRNGEIRRISESAGDPAAPVRLGDCVFGAWANGSTGSVATQCGEGEPILGEIPTLGPAAELEFRINRGQLVLNDLRNGDVWEIDGADIKKISNWEAFQPQTQKQNQKKDKQQQQTKAAQAPKAKDDQLGARAGRTTVLHVLDNDSSAKDSILSVVSVGKASVKGVEATIAPDRQSVLVTTPEASEGKTTSFKYTVDDGLKGKAGQDDASVELKIQGSEGTGKPTLRDHYTPTDYTVAAGGTVEIPVVSDWRDERYGDPVTAQSPEASKGKASVTPDGLLRYTAAPDASGSENLGYQVSTGGKASKNKVRVNIVAGANTASPEPKDDVAEGTQGSWVTIRPLDNDIPGADPSDLDATLTLAGDVPPKGGLEVSTDRETGVVRARGSSPGTYQLSYNAGFGAAKPVSAKIRVDVRPASQAADEPIATPDTTAVLGTSTRTLDVLANDYDSQGRLLAVTHAEPVGESDLTVAVLDGRWLRIQASKPDISPSTQAIRYTISNGAAEAEGSVTVSQRPALRGAANAPEAVDDEATVRAADSVSIPVLDNDSTPSGDPVGLVVDQTMETKGQLQVLGQPAVGEAYIDGNRVRYVAPDDVKGPVDVDVRYVVQNTGDPSAEHSSGNIRVHVKPLPKKKADNSPPAPKALESRVVQGDEVTLRLPTVGTDPDGDSVSVTRINSAPSYGRVLAHGANTITYQAFPSAAGTDEFTYEVSDPFGAVATGTVRIAVVAPGAPQRPVAVDDLVTLDPSKKLTYDVLANDLRTPGTELHLASPDAASGAGVKQRSDGIVTVTGGSEKPFQNIPYRATTGLHEDTGELAIRYQEGYDNPPMAGIVVADPEGDSATATVDVMAKVTDIDDSLEDLTVDAVKGPSVGEDEAKPKIDDGEVTLPVGDTTRVWTYRVTDPDGAQAVGSIYVPARPKDAPYLKPGSELQLNPGETKKVDITDYVEDPEGDPVVLTTTDKIVAAPEGMLNTGDTTATTVEVTAGETKGPAVLTFEVADREKITSAEAHLAVISLPVQIGKEEPEINCPSTPVEVPESGDGALVDIAAICHVWTADPGDSDDLDFTAEVGEGLDGVEVKPEAGGLRLTAEHADAGAQGALEIGIEGTDATGQLLVTVIALPPPSLSPIKPLQTEAGKTVSIDIADYLQTPVPSGSQEVVITKLDPIDGDSPDMGEVSGSKITFNTPEEGHGHYRYPIEVSDSGKDSKRVKATGVIEVDVIDVPGAPTGLRTTSDFLSNVVALSWNAPKDNGDDPIQRYEVEANGDHVQDCPSTSCRITNLKNGVIYDFRVRAVNSVGPSREWSNSAEGEPDAYTGPVQNLRVTRQRDHRVELSWSKPAPCDCSDVQKYRISWPGGGIKDISAGQTTYPAAVSTNGDPVQFTVVPLNDKGVKTNKGPSATVEGMGAGKPDTPATPTFEFANTANNSGKTVNVSWSPVAPNGPAPVTYEVRRTGGSGEKIVCSWVTETSCRDDVPNDGTIYTYDVRARNAEATSPRETGSGGSPDTHISSYSAGGKVEAAATPDAVSFASATPTGSNGQAKIVFTPRASHGKTNRVECVRNGSSCGSWTYPPEGAGQQTKTISGFTNGTSTQVQLRACNDSSGGAGAGESCGAWSSKNVTTYGPLGTPSISANAVSNSKDVRWNVSYDPNGNAATVVVKRGNTVIEQFNTGTDKGSRSGTDTAPDWSTTYTYTVTISDSSPSRNSKSDSVRATTDNPPPPSIRAYKGGECSGASCPEPDVACGGTCWYVGAEITDKGFPNNDWRCETDQTRSEWTVRIGSNGEGREAGNGWVGANNKTTVTCRSSGRPTQEVTFTW from the coding sequence GTGGCACGTTTCGGGATGGCGCCCGGTTGGATGCGGCGTCACCGCACCGCTATCGCGTCCTGGGCTGCCCTTGCGGTGGTTGCCAGCGGTTTGACCGTCTACGCGATCCAGTCGACGGGCTACCCCGTGCACAAGGCCGATCTCGACGACGGTGGCATCTGGGTGACCAACCAGTCCTGGGGCACCCTGGGCCGGCAGAACCGCCCGGTGGCTCAGCTCGACGGTGTCGTCTGGGCGGCCAACGAGACCGGCTCGAGGTCCGAGCGCAACGGGCTCGACGTGGTGCAGAACGGCATCGCCGTGGCCTCCGTCGACCGCGACGCCCGCACGATCACGCCGGTGAACACCAAGCTCGCCGAGGGCCTGGACGACGACGCGGTGACCGTCAAGGACAGCCGGGTGGTGATGGGCGGCAACACGATCGGTGTCGCCGAGCAGAAGACCGGAAAGGTCTGGCTCACCTCCGTCGACCCGACCACCGGCATCGGCGATCTCTCCGACCTCTCCGGCTCGGCCAAGCCCACCGAGACGGTCGGCGCGGACGCGGTGCTCACGATCGGCGCCGACGGGACCGCGTACGCCGTCTCGGCAGCCAAGCGGACGCTGACCACCTTCGCGCCGGACGGTGAGCGGTTCGCCGATCCCGTCGAGACCAAGCTCCCCAAGTCCCCGGAGTACGCGGAGACCCCGACCTCGGCGACCGTCGTCGGCGACGACGTCATCACCCTCGACGAGGCCGGTTGGCTGCTCGGTGCCTCCAAGGGCTCGTACATCGCCGTGGACTTCGGCGACACCGCGGAGAGCGCGGTCCTCCAGCAGTCCTCCGTCAAGGCCGGGGACGTCCTCGTCGGTGACGCGGAGGGCCTCAAGGCCGTAGACCTGAGGAACGGCGAGATCCGGCGCATCTCCGAGTCCGCCGGCGACCCCGCAGCGCCCGTCCGGCTCGGCGACTGCGTCTTCGGCGCCTGGGCCAACGGTTCGACCGGCTCGGTGGCGACCCAGTGCGGCGAAGGCGAGCCGATCCTGGGCGAGATCCCGACGCTCGGCCCGGCCGCCGAGCTGGAGTTCCGGATCAACCGCGGCCAGCTGGTGCTCAACGACCTGCGAAACGGCGATGTCTGGGAGATCGACGGCGCCGACATCAAGAAGATCTCCAACTGGGAGGCCTTCCAGCCGCAGACCCAGAAGCAGAACCAGAAGAAGGACAAGCAGCAGCAGCAGACCAAGGCCGCTCAGGCGCCGAAGGCCAAGGACGACCAGCTCGGTGCTCGGGCCGGACGCACCACGGTCCTGCACGTCCTCGACAACGACTCCTCCGCGAAGGACTCGATCCTGAGCGTGGTCTCGGTCGGCAAGGCCTCCGTCAAGGGTGTCGAGGCCACCATCGCCCCCGACCGGCAGTCGGTCCTGGTCACCACTCCCGAAGCGTCCGAGGGGAAGACGACCAGCTTCAAATACACGGTCGACGACGGTCTCAAGGGCAAGGCCGGCCAGGACGACGCCAGCGTCGAGCTCAAGATCCAGGGCTCCGAAGGCACCGGCAAGCCGACCCTGCGTGATCACTACACCCCGACCGACTACACCGTCGCGGCCGGCGGCACCGTGGAGATCCCGGTGGTGAGCGACTGGCGCGACGAGCGCTACGGCGACCCGGTCACCGCGCAGTCCCCGGAGGCCTCCAAGGGCAAGGCGAGCGTGACTCCCGACGGCCTGCTGCGCTACACCGCCGCCCCGGACGCCTCGGGCAGCGAGAACCTCGGCTACCAGGTCAGCACCGGCGGCAAGGCGTCGAAGAACAAGGTGCGCGTCAACATCGTCGCCGGCGCGAACACCGCGTCCCCCGAGCCGAAGGACGACGTCGCAGAGGGGACCCAGGGCTCCTGGGTCACGATCCGGCCGCTCGACAACGACATCCCCGGCGCCGACCCGTCCGACCTCGACGCGACCCTCACCCTCGCCGGCGACGTCCCGCCCAAGGGCGGCCTCGAGGTGAGCACCGACCGGGAGACCGGCGTGGTGCGTGCCAGAGGCAGCTCTCCGGGCACCTACCAGCTCAGCTACAACGCCGGGTTCGGGGCGGCCAAGCCCGTCTCGGCGAAGATCCGCGTCGACGTCAGACCCGCTTCCCAGGCCGCGGACGAGCCGATCGCCACCCCGGACACGACCGCCGTGCTCGGCACCTCGACCCGCACCCTGGACGTCCTCGCCAACGACTACGACTCCCAGGGCCGGCTCCTCGCCGTGACCCATGCCGAACCGGTCGGCGAGAGCGACCTGACGGTCGCGGTGCTCGACGGACGGTGGCTGCGGATTCAGGCGTCAAAGCCCGACATCTCCCCGTCCACCCAGGCGATCCGCTACACGATCAGCAACGGCGCGGCCGAGGCCGAGGGCTCGGTGACGGTGAGCCAGCGTCCGGCGCTGCGCGGTGCCGCGAACGCTCCGGAGGCGGTCGACGACGAGGCGACGGTGAGAGCTGCCGACTCCGTCTCCATCCCGGTGCTCGACAACGACTCGACGCCGTCGGGCGACCCGGTCGGTCTGGTGGTCGACCAGACCATGGAGACCAAGGGACAGCTGCAGGTGCTCGGCCAGCCGGCCGTCGGGGAGGCCTACATCGACGGCAACCGGGTCCGCTACGTCGCACCGGACGACGTGAAGGGGCCGGTCGACGTCGACGTCCGCTACGTCGTGCAGAACACCGGCGACCCCTCCGCGGAGCACTCCTCGGGCAACATCCGCGTCCACGTCAAGCCGCTGCCGAAGAAGAAGGCCGACAACTCCCCGCCGGCGCCGAAGGCGCTGGAGTCGCGGGTGGTCCAGGGCGACGAGGTCACGCTGCGCCTGCCCACGGTCGGCACCGACCCGGACGGCGACTCGGTCTCGGTGACCAGGATCAACAGCGCACCGTCCTACGGCCGCGTCCTGGCCCACGGGGCGAACACGATCACCTATCAGGCCTTCCCCAGCGCCGCGGGCACCGACGAGTTCACCTACGAGGTCAGCGACCCGTTCGGTGCCGTCGCGACCGGCACCGTGCGGATCGCCGTCGTCGCGCCCGGCGCGCCCCAGCGTCCGGTCGCCGTCGACGACCTGGTCACGCTCGACCCCAGCAAGAAGCTGACCTACGACGTGCTCGCCAACGACCTGCGTACGCCGGGGACGGAGCTCCATCTGGCCTCGCCCGACGCGGCCAGCGGCGCCGGGGTCAAGCAGCGTTCCGACGGCATCGTCACGGTCACAGGTGGCTCCGAGAAGCCGTTCCAGAACATCCCCTACCGCGCCACCACCGGCCTCCACGAGGACACCGGCGAGCTCGCGATCCGCTATCAGGAGGGCTACGACAACCCGCCGATGGCGGGGATCGTGGTCGCGGACCCGGAGGGCGACTCGGCGACGGCCACCGTCGACGTGATGGCCAAGGTGACCGACATCGACGACTCGCTCGAGGACCTCACCGTCGACGCGGTCAAGGGCCCCTCGGTCGGCGAGGACGAGGCCAAGCCGAAGATCGACGACGGCGAGGTGACCCTGCCGGTCGGCGACACGACCCGGGTGTGGACCTACCGGGTCACCGACCCCGACGGCGCCCAGGCGGTCGGCTCGATCTACGTCCCGGCGCGTCCCAAGGACGCTCCCTACCTGAAGCCGGGCTCCGAGCTCCAGCTGAACCCGGGGGAGACGAAGAAGGTCGACATCACCGACTACGTCGAGGACCCCGAGGGCGACCCGGTGGTGCTCACCACCACCGACAAGATCGTGGCCGCGCCGGAGGGGATGCTCAACACCGGCGACACCACGGCGACGACGGTGGAGGTCACCGCAGGTGAGACGAAGGGTCCGGCGGTCCTGACGTTCGAGGTCGCCGACCGCGAGAAGATCACCTCCGCCGAGGCCCACCTGGCGGTGATCTCGCTGCCGGTGCAGATCGGCAAGGAGGAGCCGGAGATCAACTGTCCGAGCACCCCGGTCGAGGTCCCCGAGAGCGGCGACGGCGCGCTGGTCGACATCGCCGCCATCTGCCACGTGTGGACCGCGGACCCGGGCGACTCCGACGACCTCGACTTCACCGCCGAGGTCGGCGAGGGGCTCGACGGGGTCGAGGTCAAGCCCGAGGCCGGCGGTCTGCGTCTCACCGCCGAGCACGCCGACGCCGGTGCCCAGGGCGCCCTGGAGATCGGCATCGAGGGCACCGACGCGACCGGTCAGCTCCTCGTCACGGTCATCGCGCTGCCGCCGCCGTCGCTCTCCCCGATCAAGCCGCTCCAGACCGAGGCCGGGAAGACGGTGTCGATCGACATCGCCGACTATCTGCAGACGCCTGTCCCGTCCGGGTCGCAGGAGGTCGTGATCACCAAGCTCGACCCGATCGACGGTGACTCGCCCGACATGGGTGAGGTCAGCGGGTCGAAGATCACCTTCAACACCCCTGAAGAGGGGCACGGCCACTACCGCTACCCGATCGAGGTCAGCGACTCGGGCAAGGACTCCAAGCGGGTCAAGGCCACCGGCGTCATCGAGGTGGACGTCATCGACGTCCCCGGTGCGCCGACGGGGCTGCGTACGACCTCCGACTTCCTCTCCAACGTGGTCGCGCTGTCGTGGAACGCTCCGAAGGACAACGGCGACGACCCGATCCAGCGTTACGAGGTCGAGGCCAACGGTGACCACGTCCAGGACTGCCCGTCGACCTCGTGCCGCATCACCAACCTGAAGAACGGTGTCATCTACGACTTCCGTGTGCGCGCGGTGAACTCGGTGGGACCGAGCCGGGAGTGGAGCAACTCGGCCGAGGGCGAGCCCGACGCCTACACCGGTCCGGTGCAGAACCTGCGAGTCACCCGCCAGCGCGACCACCGGGTCGAGCTGAGCTGGAGCAAGCCGGCCCCGTGCGACTGCTCGGACGTGCAGAAATACCGGATCAGCTGGCCGGGCGGCGGCATCAAGGACATCTCCGCAGGTCAGACAACCTATCCGGCGGCGGTGAGCACCAACGGTGACCCGGTGCAGTTCACCGTCGTCCCGCTCAACGACAAGGGCGTCAAGACCAACAAGGGCCCCTCCGCGACGGTCGAGGGGATGGGTGCGGGCAAACCGGACACCCCCGCGACGCCGACCTTCGAGTTCGCCAACACAGCCAACAACTCAGGCAAGACGGTGAACGTCTCGTGGAGCCCGGTGGCGCCCAATGGTCCCGCCCCGGTCACGTACGAGGTACGCCGCACGGGCGGCTCCGGCGAGAAGATCGTCTGCTCCTGGGTGACCGAGACGAGCTGCCGTGACGATGTCCCCAACGACGGCACGATCTACACGTACGACGTCCGGGCACGCAACGCGGAGGCGACCTCGCCGCGCGAGACGGGATCGGGAGGCTCGCCGGACACGCACATCTCCAGCTACTCCGCCGGTGGCAAGGTCGAGGCGGCAGCGACGCCGGACGCGGTCTCCTTTGCCAGCGCGACCCCGACCGGGTCCAACGGCCAAGCGAAGATCGTCTTCACCCCTCGCGCCTCGCACGGTAAGACCAACCGAGTCGAATGTGTCCGCAACGGCTCGTCCTGCGGGTCTTGGACCTACCCGCCCGAGGGCGCCGGTCAGCAGACCAAGACGATCTCGGGATTCACCAACGGCACCTCGACCCAAGTGCAGTTGCGCGCCTGCAACGACTCGTCCGGTGGCGCCGGTGCCGGGGAGTCTTGTGGCGCCTGGTCGTCGAAGAACGTGACCACCTACGGACCCCTCGGCACGCCCTCGATCTCGGCGAACGCGGTCTCCAACTCCAAGGACGTGAGGTGGAACGTCAGCTATGACCCGAACGGCAACGCAGCCACCGTCGTCGTCAAGCGGGGCAACACCGTCATCGAGCAGTTCAACACCGGCACCGATAAGGGCAGCCGCTCGGGCACGGACACGGCACCGGACTGGAGCACGACCTACACCTACACGGTGACGATCAGCGACAGCTCGCCCTCACGTAACAGCAAGTCCGACTCGGTCAGGGCGACGACGGACAACCCGCCACCACCCTCGATCAGGGCCTACAAGGGCGGCGAGTGCTCAGGCGCGAGCTGCCCTGAGCCGGACGTGGCCTGCGGCGGCACCTGCTGGTACGTCGGTGCCGAGATCACCGACAAGGGCTTCCCGAACAACGACTGGAGATGCGAGACCGACCAGACCAGGTCGGAGTGGACGGTCCGCATCGGCTCCAACGGTGAGGGCCGCGAAGCAGGCAATGGCTGGGTGGGTGCCAACAACAAGACCACGGTCACCTGTAGATCGTCTGGCCGACCGACCCAAGAAGTGACCTTCACTTGGTAA
- a CDS encoding PP2C family protein-serine/threonine phosphatase encodes MTAYPALRAAGATDVGRVREVNEDSFVMLPAVAVVADGMGGHASGDVASSLAVATFQSRFAAVCPVPEDILDAVHAANSAITAEATRHSEKQGMGTTLTGVALVESEGAPHWLVFNVGDSRVYRLSTTGVTQVSIDHSEVAAMVEAGMITAAEARVHPLRNVITRSLGTFPSPEADTWLMAVSPDDMFLLCSDGLTGELEDHEIHEIASKTLGVGGSIDNLAQRLVDAAVASGGRDNVTVVLVTPPPSLFAAPTDSARSSGDITSSHE; translated from the coding sequence ATGACCGCATACCCAGCCCTGCGTGCCGCGGGGGCGACTGATGTCGGCCGGGTCCGCGAGGTGAACGAGGACTCGTTCGTCATGCTTCCTGCGGTGGCCGTCGTCGCCGACGGGATGGGCGGTCATGCCAGTGGCGACGTCGCCAGCTCGCTCGCGGTGGCGACCTTCCAGAGCCGCTTCGCGGCCGTCTGCCCGGTTCCCGAGGACATCCTCGACGCCGTCCACGCCGCCAACTCCGCGATCACCGCGGAGGCGACCCGTCACTCCGAGAAGCAGGGCATGGGCACGACCCTGACCGGGGTGGCGCTCGTGGAGTCGGAGGGTGCGCCCCACTGGCTGGTCTTCAACGTCGGCGACTCGCGCGTCTACCGGCTCTCGACGACGGGGGTGACCCAGGTGAGCATCGACCACTCCGAGGTCGCCGCCATGGTCGAGGCGGGGATGATCACCGCCGCGGAGGCCCGCGTCCACCCGCTGCGCAACGTCATCACCCGGTCGCTCGGCACCTTCCCGTCGCCCGAGGCGGACACCTGGCTGATGGCCGTGTCGCCCGACGACATGTTCCTGCTCTGCTCCGACGGTCTCACCGGCGAGCTCGAGGACCACGAGATCCACGAGATCGCGTCCAAGACGCTCGGTGTGGGCGGGAGCATCGACAACCTGGCCCAGAGGCTGGTGGACGCTGCGGTTGCATCGGGCGGGCGCGACAATGTCACTGTGGTACTCGTGACACCCCCGCCCTCTCTCTTCGCCGCTCCTACGGACTCTGCCCGATCTTCAGGGGACATCACGTCGTCTCATGAGTGA
- a CDS encoding FHA domain-containing protein codes for MSDTATYCVGHWLALKGDRCWALVQLGPGDPRVGGVQAALTDPRPVDAIAGLLSADGPRAPGFAIVGREGPRVRYAVRSPAKVTAVVNEVPVFVDGIDVSGKWADGHFAAVPERAELANGAWGGMEEDQPLLDTAHARSLDVVFDPDFGAQAQADATMAQMDHTIRRSDLAASPPPAAPPAAPPPPTPGVPPFQSPPPAAVPPPPMSPPQPAPEAKKGIIDGLPWRKKGAKKSDQPAWGPPDRQPAPPAMPPQSPPPMPPPTPAPAPAAYPPNDMATRVRNTPTPVPPAGGPTVWAVYCPQGHASPPYSPTCRICRLALPPHQQPVSVPRPALGQLKLDDGRIVVLDRGAIFGRSPRADASGNTGAGGVPPHLVKVMLPDISRLHTEVRLEEWQVLVRDLGSANGSYLTLPGGRPQQMRPMEEYSLEPGAVVSLAGSINLTYEVLG; via the coding sequence ATGAGTGATACCGCTACCTACTGTGTTGGGCACTGGCTCGCCTTGAAGGGCGACCGGTGCTGGGCGCTGGTCCAGCTGGGGCCGGGCGACCCGCGGGTCGGCGGCGTCCAAGCCGCCCTGACCGACCCCCGGCCCGTCGACGCGATCGCCGGACTGCTCTCCGCCGACGGACCGCGCGCCCCCGGCTTCGCGATCGTCGGACGCGAGGGCCCGCGAGTGCGCTACGCCGTACGCTCGCCGGCCAAGGTGACCGCGGTCGTCAACGAGGTGCCGGTCTTCGTCGACGGCATCGACGTCTCCGGCAAGTGGGCCGACGGCCACTTCGCCGCCGTCCCCGAGCGCGCCGAGCTCGCCAACGGCGCCTGGGGCGGCATGGAGGAGGACCAGCCGCTACTCGATACCGCCCACGCGCGCTCGCTCGACGTCGTCTTCGACCCCGACTTCGGCGCGCAGGCCCAGGCCGACGCGACGATGGCGCAGATGGACCACACCATCCGGCGCTCGGACCTGGCCGCCTCTCCGCCGCCCGCGGCCCCGCCTGCCGCGCCTCCACCGCCGACGCCGGGCGTGCCGCCGTTCCAGAGCCCTCCCCCGGCCGCCGTTCCGCCGCCACCGATGTCGCCGCCGCAGCCCGCGCCGGAGGCCAAGAAGGGCATCATCGACGGGCTTCCGTGGCGCAAGAAGGGTGCCAAGAAGTCCGACCAGCCCGCATGGGGTCCGCCCGACCGGCAGCCCGCGCCGCCGGCCATGCCTCCGCAGAGCCCGCCCCCCATGCCCCCGCCTACGCCTGCGCCCGCGCCCGCGGCGTACCCGCCCAACGACATGGCCACCCGCGTCCGCAACACCCCGACCCCGGTTCCGCCCGCGGGCGGGCCGACGGTGTGGGCGGTCTACTGCCCGCAGGGGCACGCGTCCCCGCCCTACTCCCCGACCTGCCGCATCTGCCGGTTGGCGCTGCCTCCACATCAGCAGCCGGTCTCGGTCCCGCGCCCCGCGCTGGGCCAGCTCAAGCTCGACGACGGCCGCATCGTCGTCCTGGACCGGGGTGCGATCTTCGGGCGGTCGCCCCGCGCGGATGCCAGCGGCAACACGGGGGCCGGCGGCGTACCTCCGCATCTGGTGAAGGTGATGCTGCCTGACATCAGCCGACTGCACACCGAGGTGCGCCTGGAGGAGTGGCAGGTGCTCGTCCGCGACCTGGGCTCCGCCAACGGGTCCTATCTGACCCTGCCCGGTGGGCGTCCGCAGCAGATGCGGCCGATGGAGGAGTACTCGCTGGAGCCCGGAGCCGTGGTGAGCCTTGCCGGCTCGATCAACCTGACCTACGAGGTTCTCGGGTGA